A window of the Vigna angularis cultivar LongXiaoDou No.4 chromosome 3, ASM1680809v1, whole genome shotgun sequence genome harbors these coding sequences:
- the LOC108324004 gene encoding uncharacterized protein LOC108324004 isoform X4, protein MVENGVVFIVLSESTYPRKLAFHYLQDIQKEFEKFDKTLIGKITSPYSFIKFDGIIANISRQYIDTRTQANLSKLNANRKQDVDVASQDFYDIVERKRNSETMRRLPVTPQPESTIWCSPRLEELKEMVHWY, encoded by the exons ATGGTCGAGAACGGAGTTGTTTTCATTGTATTAAGTGAGTCTACGTACCCAAGAAAACTGGCTTTTCATTACCTACAAGATATTCAAAAGGAGTTTGAGAAGTTTGATAAAACCCTCATTGGCAAAATCACAAGCCCATACAGCTTTATCAAATTTG ATGGTATAATTGCAAACATCAGCAGACAGTACATTGACACAAGAACTCAGGCCAACCTGTCAAAACTTAATGCTAACCGGAAACAAGATGTAGATGTTGCTAGTCAAGATTTTTACGACATTGTAGAAAGGAAGAGAAATTCAG AAACAATGAGAAGATTACCGGTTACTCCTCAACCTGAATCCACAATATGGTGTTCTCCACGTCTTGAG GAACTTAAAGAAATGGTCCACTGGTATTAA
- the LOC108324004 gene encoding 25.3 kDa vesicle transport protein isoform X1, whose product MVENGVVFIVLSESTYPRKLAFHYLQDIQKEFEKFDKTLIGKITSPYSFIKFDGIIANISRQYIDTRTQANLSKLNANRKQDVDVASQDFYDIVERKRNSETMRRLPVTPQPESTIWCSPRLEAIALEWTPIMILVITSMALLWATLVLTDDFIISMLVRIPHLKTKR is encoded by the exons ATGGTCGAGAACGGAGTTGTTTTCATTGTATTAAGTGAGTCTACGTACCCAAGAAAACTGGCTTTTCATTACCTACAAGATATTCAAAAGGAGTTTGAGAAGTTTGATAAAACCCTCATTGGCAAAATCACAAGCCCATACAGCTTTATCAAATTTG ATGGTATAATTGCAAACATCAGCAGACAGTACATTGACACAAGAACTCAGGCCAACCTGTCAAAACTTAATGCTAACCGGAAACAAGATGTAGATGTTGCTAGTCAAGATTTTTACGACATTGTAGAAAGGAAGAGAAATTCAG AAACAATGAGAAGATTACCGGTTACTCCTCAACCTGAATCCACAATATGGTGTTCTCCACGTCTTGAG GCGATTGCTTTGGAATGGACACCTATTATGATCCTTGTAATTACTTCTATGGCTCTTCTATGGGCTACCTTAGTCCTCACAGATGACTTTATTATTTCAATGCTGGTGAGAATTCCTCATCTCAAGACCAAAAGATGA
- the LOC108325773 gene encoding transcription factor LAF1 → MGCQPLEKGKPKHKKGLWSPEEDNKLRNYILKQGHGCWSSVPIKAGLQRSGKSCRLRWINYLRPGLKRGKFTKQEEETILTLHHMLGNKWSQISQHLPGRTDNEIKNYWHSYLKKKEAKAKEMDSHNQIKYASSSSDTMESSNSLKNLATQGTQSCNFTKEASQSSLPKLLFAEWLSLDQVNSANSVDSFGLRNGFDQNSTLQEAAIHDMSDIPFGGGYHRCLANISAPEILNSELKYANQMAENGFIHCVPGVDLMSSNFSMSNDAIMYI, encoded by the exons ATGGGGTGCCAGCCATTGGAAAAGGGAAAACCAAAACATAAGAAGGGGTTATGGTCACCAGAAGAAGACAATAAACTCAGAAACTACATCCTTAAACAAGGTCATGGCTGTTGGAGTTCTGTTCCCATTAAGGCAG GCTTGCAAAGAAGTGGAAAGAGTTGCAGACTAAGATGGATAAACTATCTGAGACCAGGACTAAAGAGAGGGAAGTTCACCAAACAGGAAGAAGAGACAATCCTCACCCTTCACCACATGCTAGGCAACAA GTGGTCACAGATATCACAGCATTTGCCAGGAAGAACAGATAATGAGATTAAAAACTACTGGCattcatatttgaaaaagaaagaggcAAAAGCTAAGGAAATGGATTCTCATAACCAAATAAAGTATGCTAGCTCAAGCTCAGATACCATGGAGTCTTCAAACTCTCTCAAAAACCTTGCAACTCAAGGTACACAGAGTTGTAACTTCACCAAAGAGGCTAGCCAAAGCTCCTTGCCAAAACTGTTATTTGCTGAGTGGCTTTCATTGGATCAAGTAAACTCTGCAAATTCAGTTGACTCTTTTGGTTTGAGGAATGGATTTGATCAAAATTCAACTCTTCAGGAGGCTGCAATCCATGATATGTCAGATATACCCTTTGGTGGAGGGTACCATAGATGCTTGGCTAACATTTCAGCCCCTGAGATTTTGAATTCAGAGCTGAAGTATGCAAATCAGATGGCGGAAAATGGTTTCATCCATTGTGTGCCTGGAGTTGACTTGATGAGTAGCAATTTCAGCATGAGCAATGATGCGATAATGTACATATGA
- the LOC108324003 gene encoding remorin — protein sequence MTEEQSKTVSENTPITTSHTPPEPVAHDPPKEDVAQEKSVIPQPSPFADDSKALLLVEKTSEVVVEKPIEGSVNRDAVLARVATEKRLSLIKAWEESEKSKAENKAYKNISSISAWENSKKAATEAELRKIEEQLEKKKAEYGEKLKNKIATIHREAEEKRAFIEAKKGEDFLKAEETAAKYRATGTAPKKLFGCFY from the exons ATGACTGAGGAGCAATCCAAAACTGTGTCTGAGAATACTCCTATTACTACCTCTCACACTCCACCTGAACCTGTTGCTCATGACCCTCCAAAGGAGGATGTGGCTCAGGAGAAATCTGTTATTCCACAACCCTCTCCTTTTGCTGATGACTCCAAAGCTCTTTTACTTGTTGAGA AGACTAGTGAAGTTGTTGTAGAGAAACCAATTGAGGGATCTGTGAACCGAG atGCTGTCCTTGCGAGAGTTGCAACAGAGAAGAGGTTGTCACTGATCAAAGCATGGGAAGAAAGTGAAAAGTCAAAAGCTGAGAACAA GGCTTACAAAAACATTTCATCAATTTCAGCATGGGAGAACAGTAAGAAAGCTGCAACGGAGGCTGAATTGAGAAAGATTGAA GAACAACTGGAGAAGAAAAAGGCAGAATATGGAGAGaagttgaaaaacaaaatagctACAATCCACCGAGAAGCTGAAGAAAAGAGGGCATTTATTGAGGCCAAAAAAGGGGAAGATTTCTTGAAGGCAGAAGAGACAGCTGCAAAGTACAGGGCAACTGGAACAGCCCCAAAGAAACTCTTTGGTTGTTTCTATTAA
- the LOC108324004 gene encoding 25.3 kDa vesicle transport protein isoform X2, with translation MVENGVVFIVLSESTYPRKLAFHYLQDIQKEFEKFDKTLIGKITSPYSFIKFDGIIANISRQYIDTRTQANLSKLNANRKQDVDVASQDFYDIVERKRNSETMRRLPVTPQPESTIWCSPRLEAIALEWTPIMILVITSMALLWATLVLTDDFIISMLELKEMVHWY, from the exons ATGGTCGAGAACGGAGTTGTTTTCATTGTATTAAGTGAGTCTACGTACCCAAGAAAACTGGCTTTTCATTACCTACAAGATATTCAAAAGGAGTTTGAGAAGTTTGATAAAACCCTCATTGGCAAAATCACAAGCCCATACAGCTTTATCAAATTTG ATGGTATAATTGCAAACATCAGCAGACAGTACATTGACACAAGAACTCAGGCCAACCTGTCAAAACTTAATGCTAACCGGAAACAAGATGTAGATGTTGCTAGTCAAGATTTTTACGACATTGTAGAAAGGAAGAGAAATTCAG AAACAATGAGAAGATTACCGGTTACTCCTCAACCTGAATCCACAATATGGTGTTCTCCACGTCTTGAG GCGATTGCTTTGGAATGGACACCTATTATGATCCTTGTAATTACTTCTATGGCTCTTCTATGGGCTACCTTAGTCCTCACAGATGACTTTATTATTTCAATGCTG GAACTTAAAGAAATGGTCCACTGGTATTAA
- the LOC108324004 gene encoding 25.3 kDa vesicle transport protein isoform X3, protein MVENGVVFIVLSESTYPRKLAFHYLQDIQKEFEKFDKTLIGKITSPYSFIKFDGIIANISRQYIDTRTQANLSKLNANRKQDVDVASQDFYDIVERKRNSETMRRLPVTPQPESTIWCSPRLEAIALEWTPIMILELKEMVHWY, encoded by the exons ATGGTCGAGAACGGAGTTGTTTTCATTGTATTAAGTGAGTCTACGTACCCAAGAAAACTGGCTTTTCATTACCTACAAGATATTCAAAAGGAGTTTGAGAAGTTTGATAAAACCCTCATTGGCAAAATCACAAGCCCATACAGCTTTATCAAATTTG ATGGTATAATTGCAAACATCAGCAGACAGTACATTGACACAAGAACTCAGGCCAACCTGTCAAAACTTAATGCTAACCGGAAACAAGATGTAGATGTTGCTAGTCAAGATTTTTACGACATTGTAGAAAGGAAGAGAAATTCAG AAACAATGAGAAGATTACCGGTTACTCCTCAACCTGAATCCACAATATGGTGTTCTCCACGTCTTGAG GCGATTGCTTTGGAATGGACACCTATTATGATCCTT GAACTTAAAGAAATGGTCCACTGGTATTAA
- the LOC108324002 gene encoding transcription factor MYB17, with translation MGKTPCCEKHGVKRGAWTPEEDQALVDYIKEHGHGSWRTLPKHAGLLRCGKSCRLRWINYLRPGIKRGPFTSEEESTIVQLHGMLGNRWAAIASQLPGRTDNEIKNYWNTHLKKRLLRSCHSLREKQSCLVLDQTIVKSESPSTRHMVQWESVRVEAEARLSMESSFLNSWPKSSTCPDHFLHLWHSEVGKSFRMVKGKEGIVSQSPVSHPSSSSKLESCSDVSLQVKNSTSSLYPCIEDVNMVHEQISSYKPKLDDTAGSDSGNYEFLDTSDSALKHLLHISDDVGFLGQNDNFLNLLDATCDQDSFFHISSEKGNL, from the exons ATGGGTAAAACACCTTGTTGTGAGAAACATGGAGTCAAAAGGGGAGCTTGGACTCCTGAAGAAGACCAAGCCTTGGTTGACTACATCAAGGAGCATGGTCATGGAAGTTGGCGTACACTTCCCAAACATGCAG GTCTCTTACGATGTGGAAAAAGTTGTCGGCTTCGGTGGATAAACTATCTTCGCCCTGGTATCAAGCGTGGCCCGTTTACCAGTGAAGAAGAAAGCACAATTGTTCAACTCCATGGCATGCTTGGCAACAG GTGGGCTGCTATAGCATCCCAATTACCTGGAAGAACAGACAATGAGATTAAGAACTATTGGAACACCCATCTAAAGAAGCGTCTCCTTCGATCATGTCATTCCCTAAGAGAAAAACAGTCGTGTCTGGTTCTGGATCAAACTATTGTCAAGTCTGAATCTCCTTCTACGCGTCACATGGTACAGTGGGAAAGTGTAAGAGTTGAGGCAGAGGCAAGGTTGTCAATGGAATCCTCGTTCCTCAATTCATGGCCAAAGAGTTCAACATGCCCTgatcattttcttcatctttggCATTCTGAGGTTGGAAAGTCATTTCGCATGGTCAAGGGAAAGGAAGGGATTGTGAGTCAAAGTCCTGTTTCACATCCTTCATCCTCATCTAAATTGGAGTCTTGTTCAGATGTGTCATTGCAGGTGAAAAACAGTACTAGTAGCCTCTATCCATGCATTGAGGATGTGAACATGGTTCATGAACAGATAAGTAGCTACAAACCAAAGCTTGATGACACGGCTGGGTCTGACTCAGGCAATTATGAATTTCTTGATACTTCAGATTCTGCATTAAAGCACCTACTACATATCTCTGATGATGTTGGATTCCTGGGACAGAATGATAATTTCTTGAATCTCCTTGATGCAACATGTGACCAAGATAGTTTCTTTCATATCTCTTCAGAGAAAGGCAATCTTTGA